The stretch of DNA AGGCAACCAACTGCGTTTCATTCGAGTGTCAATACATGTAAGGAGTGTCATCTCGAACATCGAGGCCTCGACGCGAAGTTGTCGCAAATGGACCACTCGTTGCTGACCGGCATCGGAATGAAACAGATGCAGAAGGCTGAGTCCGGTAGCGAAGAACTGGCGGCCTACTTACGGCTTAGCGAGAAGCTGGAGACAAGTGTTGCCCCACATTCGCGGATCGGACTTGAAGAATCCGTTCTGGATTGTGCCTCCTGTCACTCGAACGATGATCGACACCAAAGCCTGTTTGGGGCGAATTGTGCTCAGTGCCATGCAACCGACCGCTGGACGATACCGGAGTACAAACACCCGTCAGCCAAGTCGAATGATTGCAGCCAATGTCATCAGGCTCCGCCGAGCCACTACATGATGCACTTCAACATGATCTCCGCCCGTGTGGCGGGCAAGCCGCACGCCAGAGTCGATCAGTGCAGCCAATGCCACCAGACAACATCGTGGAACGACATCAAACGAGTCGGCTGGTACAAGCATCATTGAGGAGACCATGAGCTATGCCTGAAACCACCACCATCGTTGAACATAACGTCATCTTGATTGTCGGCTGGGTGAAGCTGGCGATTGAAGTGTTCGGGGCGACGCTGGTGACGATTGGCGTGTGTGTGGCAATCGTTCACTGGATTCGCACGGTTAGGAGTGGAAAGGAGCAAGACTTCGCCCAGACACGGCTTATTCTCGCTCGATACCTTTCGTTGGCTCTTGAATTCCAACTTGGGGCGGACATTCTCGGGACAGCGGTGTCGCCAAGCTGGGACCACATTGGAAAGCTTGCGGCCGTAGCTGTCATCCGCACCGGCTTGAACTACTTCCTCATGATGGAAATGAAGGCTCAGGCCCCAACAAACAACGACTTAGCGAAGTCGAGGTTAATTGAAGCAAGGCCGACAGAGGCCGAGCCATGA from Botrimarina mediterranea encodes:
- a CDS encoding DUF1622 domain-containing protein, which gives rise to MPETTTIVEHNVILIVGWVKLAIEVFGATLVTIGVCVAIVHWIRTVRSGKEQDFAQTRLILARYLSLALEFQLGADILGTAVSPSWDHIGKLAAVAVIRTGLNYFLMMEMKAQAPTNNDLAKSRLIEARPTEAEP
- a CDS encoding cytochrome c3 family protein gives rise to the protein MIRWTIVTLVLITAAIAYGAGWIPNEAKEFAAHSMHQAVNPGDLSAAHASLANNCQACHTPVKGVDTAKCILCHANNESILQRQPTAFHSSVNTCKECHLEHRGLDAKLSQMDHSLLTGIGMKQMQKAESGSEELAAYLRLSEKLETSVAPHSRIGLEESVLDCASCHSNDDRHQSLFGANCAQCHATDRWTIPEYKHPSAKSNDCSQCHQAPPSHYMMHFNMISARVAGKPHARVDQCSQCHQTTSWNDIKRVGWYKHH